Proteins from a genomic interval of Chitinophagales bacterium:
- a CDS encoding anti-sigma factor — MNSNVLRVVTLVMLSISLIANAFFVMELGGTDERIAALKEEEDVFAQQYKVLQRNYEVAKENFEVLRQENTKKILLQSISPADTAKAIIYWNPNEHTVYIDADGLPIPPPDKQYQVWLLQKEQYIDLGVFNYQTDVANFFRMKNAIEADGFVVSVEKIRGDKQPTKIIVSNTHL; from the coding sequence ATGAATTCAAATGTATTGCGAGTAGTGACTTTGGTGATGCTGAGCATTAGTTTGATTGCAAATGCTTTTTTTGTGATGGAATTGGGGGGTACGGATGAACGCATTGCAGCCTTAAAAGAAGAGGAAGATGTTTTTGCACAGCAGTATAAGGTATTGCAACGAAACTATGAGGTAGCCAAGGAAAATTTTGAAGTATTGCGGCAAGAAAATACCAAAAAAATATTGCTTCAAAGCATTTCACCTGCCGATACTGCAAAAGCCATAATTTATTGGAATCCAAATGAACATACGGTTTATATAGATGCAGATGGCTTACCTATCCCTCCTCCTGACAAACAATATCAAGTGTGGCTGCTGCAAAAAGAACAGTATATAGATTTGGGTGTTTTCAACTATCAAACTGATGTAGCCAATTTTTTCCGAATGAAAAATGCCATTGAAGCAGATGGTTTTGTGGTAAGCGTGGAGAAAATTCGAGGAGATAAACAACCAACCAAAATTATCGTTTCCAACACTCATTTATAA
- a CDS encoding rhodanese-like domain-containing protein, whose product MFTFTACNSSKNVNNPAYGLLLKTLYKNTVPLVNVEQLSHELPADSIVLLDSREEAEYKVSHLKNSIWVGYEAFDSTKVADFPKDTTIVVYCSVGYRSERIGEQLQKMGFTNVYNLYGGIFEWANREQEVLDSTATPTKKVHGFSKSWGIWLNKKVEKIY is encoded by the coding sequence ATGTTTACCTTCACAGCCTGCAATTCTTCAAAAAATGTGAACAATCCTGCTTATGGGTTGCTTTTGAAAACCTTGTATAAAAATACGGTTCCATTGGTAAATGTGGAACAACTTTCTCATGAACTACCTGCTGACAGTATTGTTTTGTTGGACAGCCGAGAAGAGGCAGAATACAAGGTAAGTCACCTCAAAAACTCGATTTGGGTGGGTTACGAAGCGTTTGATTCGACCAAAGTAGCAGACTTTCCTAAAGATACAACGATTGTGGTGTATTGTTCAGTGGGCTATCGAAGTGAACGGATTGGTGAACAATTGCAGAAAATGGGCTTTACGAATGTGTACAACCTTTATGGAGGTATTTTTGAATGGGCCAATCGAGAACAGGAGGTATTGGATTCTACTGCAACGCCTACCAAAAAAGTACACGGTTTTTCTAAGTCTTGGGGCATTTGGCTGAACAAGAAGGTGGAGAAAATCTATTAA